The Phycisphaerales bacterium DNA window GGCGGCGGCACCTCGGTGTAGCTCACCCCCGCCCGCTCCTGCACACAGCCGCAGAGCACCAGCGCAACGACCGCAATCAGGTACCGCATCATTCCAGCGTACTGCAAAGCGGTGCTCCTCACTTTGCCACTTCCTATCAGGCCGCCCGCTCGTGCCACCGCGCGGGCCGCACGTTGCTCGGGGCGTTGGGGGTCTCCCGCCAGTCCTCGGCCGTGCGGAGCGTGAGCTCCATCGGCATCGTCTTGCGGTAGCCCAGCAGGCGGATCACCTCCAGCACATCGGTCCACGTGGGGAAGGCCTTGTCGTTGCTCTTCTTGAAGGCCTCGATCGCCATGAGGAACAGGAACTGCTCCTTGGTCAGCTCCCCTTCCTCGGCCGAGCGGGTGAAGTCGCTGAGCCGCCGCCCAGCCCCGCGCCGGCGCTCCAGGCCCGTGGATGCGCCCTCCACGTTCAGTGAGCGGCGGTCCACCGGCCACACCCGCCGGTCGATGATCGTGCCCTCGGGCGGGCCGGGGGGACGCTGGCCGGAGTTGGACGTGGATGGCAAAGGAGCCAGGGGCGCCGTCGGCGCACCTGGCTCCTGAGTGGTCTGCTTGGCGGAAGGCGTGGGGTTCTTATCGGGCATGGGCGGGGTCCCTTCTCGGAGCCGCCGCGCGTGCCGATCACCACGGCGGGCTACAGGTCGTCGTCGTCCTCTTCGTCGTCCTCGCCCTCTTCATCGTCACCCTCGGGGTCCTCCTCCAGCCCTTCCTCGTCGTCCTCGAGGAAGTCCTCGTCCTCTTCCTCGAACTCCTCACCGTCCTCAAACTCGTCCTCGTCGCCAAAGTCGTCATCGTCGTCCATGTCATCCTCGTCATCGACGCCCATCAGGGGCGCGACAGCGGGATCCAGCGGCGACAGCCACTCCTCTTTCGTCTCCACCTCAAGCACTGCGATCGACATGTTCCACCTTCCGTTGATTGGTCCACACGCCGCGTGAGCAGACCACACCCACGCGTTTGTTCCACCGTGCGCCCGCGACATTCGGGGCCCCTGCCCCCGCGGTTCCGGTCCCGCGGGACCCATTATTCCCGGGTCCCGCACCACTGTCCCGCGCCGGCAGGAGTCAACCCCCCTGCCCGAATGCGGCGGTACAGTACAATCCACCCCGCCCAAGTCAATCGGGGGGCATCCCCGGCCCGCACGCCGGTTCCATCCACCAAGTACCACCACGGCGCAACCCCGCTCCCCGCCCGCACCAACTCCCGATGAAGACCGATTCAACCAACGAGCCCAGGTTCCCCGCCCTCCTCGCGGCGGTCCTCCTCCCGGGCCTGGGCCACGTCGTCGCCGGCGAACGTCTCCGCGGGCTGTTCGTCGCGGTCGGCATCCTCGGCCTTTTCTTCGGCGGCATGCTCGTCGGGGGCATCGACACCATCGACCGCAAGGACAACGGCGTCTGGTTCATCGGGCAGGCCCTGGTCGGCCCCCTCGCCTTCGGCGTGGACTACCTCCACCAGGAAAAGTTCAAGGCCTACGACCCGTCGATCATGGGGGCGGCCACCCTCGCGCAGGTCAAGAACGCCCGCAAGCGCTCCGGGTATCCGGATGAGCAGATGCAGGACGCCGAGGTCTCCACCAACCAGGGGCGCTTCAAGGTGAAGGTGTGGGGAAAGGCGCCCCCCGGCGGCGGCCCGCCCAACGCCACCAGCGTCGGCAAGGTCAACGAGCTCGGAACGCTGTTCTCGACCATCGCGGGCATGCTCAACCTCATCGCGATCATCGATGCGGGCTTCCCGGGGCGGCCCAGGAAGCAGCGGAAGGAAGGGGAGCCGGGCCCGGCAGACAAGGGCGTGGACAAGGTGCTGACCGGCGCTGACGTCGCCTCGACGGTCGGGGGTGGCCAGTGACGCTGCTCGCCTACACCCCGTTCATCGACCCCGTCAACATCAACCAGTACTGGTACCTGCTGCTGCTGCCCGTGTCGCTGCTGGTCTCGCTGTCGTACAAGGCCTGCCGCGTGGAGTCGCTGAGCGACCTCCCGCGCGAGGTGGGCGTGATGACGGTGCAGATCGTGGTGGTGATGATCCTCCTGGGGGTGGCGAGCTTCCTGTTCGTGGAGAAGGTGCTGCCGATGATCGCGGCGTAGGTCCTCTACGACGTATAGGTCATCGAGGACGTATCGGATCTAGCTCCCCCCTGCCGCGGTGACGATCGTTGTGCGGAGGCCTGACAGCGGCGCTTCGGCGGGCGCGGTGTGGGCGCCTGCGCGGGTGTGCTCGGGGGTGCCGCCGATGACGACGACCTTGCCGCCGGGGTGGGCTTCCAGGAACATGCGGACGCGGGCCGCGGGCGTGCTCGCGGCGTCGGTAACCCACAGGTCGGACGCGTCGCTCGCGGTGGGCGCGTGGTGTACGGCCCGCAGGCCGAGCGCCTGCAGCACCACCGCGACGTACGCGGCGACGCGCCGGTTCTGCAGCGTGACGTGGGCGAACACCAGCGAGGTGGAGGCCTCCTCGCGGTGCGCCGCGGGAAGCGTGAGCTCGATCGACGTACCCTCGCCGGGTTTGGACTTGATGTCCACCGTGCCACCCGCGTTGCTGACGATGCCGAACACCATGGCCAGCCCCATGCCGGTGCCGCCCTGGCCGCGGGCCTTGGTGGTGAAGTAAGGCTCGATGGCGCGCCGGCGGACGTGCTCGGTCATGCCCGCTCCGTCGTCGGTCACGCGCATCACGACCTTGCCGTCGGCGCCCTTCTCGGCCCGCACGATGATGCTGCCGCTCCCGCCCGGGCCCCGCGCCGAAAGGATCGCGTCCCCCGCGTTGGTCACCAAGTTCAGGATCGCCTGGCTGAGGCGGTGCGGGGCCACCGCCACCCGCGGCAGGCCGGGCTGGATGTCGCAGGTCACCTTCACCTCGCGCGGGACCGAGCTCTGGAAGAACCGGCACGCGTCCATCTTCCACTCGGTCAGGTCGGTGTCGGTCCGGTCGGTGTCCTGGTTGACGTCGCGCGAGAACAGCCGCATGCCCCGCGAGAGCGAGCCCAGGTACCCCACGATCGCCTCGATCGCGTGCACGTTCTCGGCGATCGTCGGCAGCTCGCGCGAGGCCCGCGCCAGCTCCTCGATGTGCACGCGCAGGGGCAGCAGCGAGTTGTGCAGGTCGTGCCCCAGCCCCGCCGCGAAGGTGCCAAGGCTCGCCATCCGCTCGCTCCGCCGCAGCTGCTCGTGGCTGCGCTCCAGGGCCATGCTGCGCTCGGTGACCAGCGCCTCCAGCTGCTCCTTGTGGCGGGCCAGCTCGCTGAGCACGGTGCGGAGCTTCTCCTCGGTGGC harbors:
- a CDS encoding DUF6677 family protein, producing the protein MKTDSTNEPRFPALLAAVLLPGLGHVVAGERLRGLFVAVGILGLFFGGMLVGGIDTIDRKDNGVWFIGQALVGPLAFGVDYLHQEKFKAYDPSIMGAATLAQVKNARKRSGYPDEQMQDAEVSTNQGRFKVKVWGKAPPGGGPPNATSVGKVNELGTLFSTIAGMLNLIAIIDAGFPGRPRKQRKEGEPGPADKGVDKVLTGADVASTVGGGQ